A single genomic interval of Primulina huaijiensis isolate GDHJ02 chromosome 7, ASM1229523v2, whole genome shotgun sequence harbors:
- the LOC140980281 gene encoding transcriptional corepressor LEUNIG-like isoform X2, translating into MSQTNWEADKMLDVYIHDYLVKRDLKASAQAFQAEGKVSSDPVAIDAPGGFLFEWWSVFWDIFIARTNEKHSDVAASYIESQLMKAREQQQQSQQPQHPQQQQLQMQQLLLQRQAQHQQQAQQQQQQQLQQQQQHKQQGPQQQLREDAPLLNGTANGISGNDPLMRQNPGTANALATKMYEEKLKLPVQRDSLDDAAMKQRFGNNVGPILDQNHASILKTAAAAGQPSGQVLHGTAGGLSPQVQARGQQFPGSTPDIKSEINPILNPRAAGPEGSLIGIPGSNQGGNNLMLKGWPLTSFMQGPQPFHQLQMLTPQHQQQLMLSQQNMTSPSASDIESRRLKMLLNNRSLSMGKDGHPTSVGDIVPNIGASLQALPRDPEMLMKLRMAQLQQQQQQQNSNQLQQQLQQHALSGQQSQSSNHNLQPEKIMGTASVTCDGSMSNSYRGNDQVSKNQGGRKRKQPVSSSGPANSSGTANTAGPSPSSAPSTPSTHTPGDVMSMSALPHSGSSSKPLMMFGADTAGSLTSPSNQLWDDKDLAQADMDRFVDDVEDNVESFLSHDDADPRDAAGRCMDVSKGFTFTEVSSVRASSSKVACCHFSSDGKLLASGGHDKKAVLWFTDPLKPKTTLEEHSSLITDIRFSPSMARLATSSFDKTVRVWDADNPSYSLRTFTGHSAGVTSLDFHPNKEDLICSCDGDGEIRYWSINNGSCPRVFKGGTAKVRFQPRVGRYLAAAAENVVSILDAETQACRHSFKGHTKPILSVCWDPSGELLASVSEDSVRVWTLRSGSEGDCLHDLSCNGNKFYSCVFHPTYSSLLVIGCYQTLELWNMAENKTMTLSAHEGLIASLAVSTVAGLVASASHDKTVKLWK; encoded by the exons ATGTCTCAAACCAACTGGGAAGCTGATAAAAT GCTGGATGTCTATATACATGATTATTTGGTGAAAAGAGATTTGAAGGCCTCTGCTCAGGCGTTTCAAGCAGAAGGAAAAGTATCGTCTGACCCTGTCG CTATTGATGCTCCTGGTGGTTTTCTCTTCGAATGGTGGTCTGTGTTCTGGGACATATTTATTGCCAGGACAAACGAGAAGCACTCTGATGTTGCTGCTTCTTACATTGAG TCTCAGTTGATGAAGGCAAGGGAACAACAGCAACAATCACAACAGCCACAACACCCACAACAGCAGCAGTTGCAGATGCAGCAGCTTTTATTGCAGCGGCAGGCTCAGCACCAGCAACAAGCTCAGCAGCAACAACAGCAACAGCTGCAGCAACAGCAGCAACATAAACAACAGGGACCTCAGCAGCAACTGCGTGAGGATGCTCCCCTCCTCAATGGAACTGCTAATGGTATTTCTGGAAATGATCCTCTTATGAGACAAAATCCTGGTACTGCAAATGCATTGGCAACCAAGATGTATGAGGAGAAATTAAAGCTCCCTGTTCAGAGAGATTCACTGGATGATGCGGCTATGAAG CAAAGATTTGGCAATAATGTAGGACCGATTTTGGATCAGAATCATGCTTCAATATTGAAAACAGCTGCAGCAGCTGGCCAACCTTCTGG GCAAGTGCTGCATGGCACAGCTGGTGGATTATCCCCCCAAGTTCAAGCACGAGGTCAGCAATTTCCAGGGTCTACACCA GATATCAAGAGTGAAATAAATCCCATCTTGAACCCCAGAGCTGCTGGCCCTGAAGGATCATTGATTGGAATCCCGG GGTCAAATCAAGGTGGAAACAATTTGATGCTGAAAGGATGGCCTCTTACA TCATTTATGCAGGGTCCTCAACCTTTTCATCAATTGCAGATGCTGACACCCCAGCACCAACAGCAGCTCATGCTTTCACAGCAGAATATGACTTCCCCATCTGCCAGTGACATAGAGAGCAGAAGGCTGAAAATGCTTCTAAATAACCGAAGTTTGTCCATGGGGAAAGATGGTCATCCTACTTCGGTTGGTGATATAGTTCCTAACATTGGAGCCTCATTGCAAGCTTTGCCTCGTGATCCAGAGATGTTAATGAAG TTGAGGATGGCACAactgcagcagcagcagcaacaacaAAACAGTAATCAATTGCAGCAGCAGCTTCAACAGCATGCTCTCTCAGGTCAGCAGTCTCAGAGTTCAAATCACAATCTCCAGCCAGAGAAAATAATGGGTACCGCTAGTGTCACATGTGATGGCAGCATGTCAAATTCTTATCGTGGAAATGATCag GTATCAAAAAACCAGGGTGGAAGGAAGAGAAAGCAGCCTGTGTCATCTTCCGGCCCTGCCAACAGCTCAGGAACTGCTAACACAGCTGGTCCATCTCCAAGTTCAGCTCCCTCGACACCGTCAACTCATACACCTGGTGATGTGAtgtcaatgtctgctttgccACATAGTGGCAGTTCTTCAAAGCCCCTGATGATGTTTGGAGCAGACACTGCTGGTAGTCTTACATCACCATCAAATCAATTG TGGGATGATAAAGATCTTGCTCAAGCTGATATGGATCGTTTTGTGGATGATGTTGAAGACAATGTTGAGTCCTTTTTGTCTCATGATGATGCCGACCCTAGAGATGCAGCTGGCCGTTGTATGGATGTTAGCAAAG GGTTTACATTTACAGAAGTGAGTTCAGTTCGTGCTAGTTCTAGTAAAGTTGCATGTTGCCATTTCTCATCTGATGGGAAGTTACTTGCTAGTGGTGGTCATGACAAGAAG GCTGTGTTGTGGTTTACTGACCCATTGAAGCCAAAAACTACTCTCGAAGAACACTCATCACTTATTACTGATATTCGCTTTAGTCCTAGCATGGCACGCCTTGCCACATCTTCTTTTGACAAAACTGTGAGGGTCTGGGATGCAGATAAT CCTAGCTATTCACTTCGAACATTTACTGGACATTCGGCGGGTGTGACGTCATTAGACTTTCATCCAAACAAAGAAGATCTCAtctgttcttgtgatggagatgGTGAGATAAGATACTGGAGTATCAATAATGGTAGCTGTCCAAGAGTTTTCAAG GGTGGCACGGCCAAAGTGAGATTTCAACCCCGTGTTGGAAGATATCTTGCAGCTGCTGCTGAGAATGTTGTGTCAATACTGGATGCGGAGACTCAAGCGTGTCGACATTCATTCAAG GGTCACACAAAACCCATTCTTTCTGTATGTTGGGATCCATCTGGAGAACTCTTGGCGTCGGTGAGTGAGGATTCGGTGAGAGTTTGGACGTTGAGGTCTGGAAGCGAAGGGGATTGTTTGCACGATCTTAGTTGTAATGGAAACAAATTCTATTCATGTGTGTTCCATCCTACATATTCATCATTGCTTGTTATTGGTTGTTACCAG ACGCTCGAGCTTTGGAACATGGCAGAGAACAAAACTATGACCCTCTCAGCACACGAAGGATTGATTGCTTCACTGGCTGTGTCGACAGTAGCGGGGTTAGTTGCTTCTGCTAGTCACGACAAGACCGTTAAATTATGGAAATGA
- the LOC140980281 gene encoding transcriptional corepressor LEUNIG-like isoform X1, which yields MSQTNWEADKMLDVYIHDYLVKRDLKASAQAFQAEGKVSSDPVAIDAPGGFLFEWWSVFWDIFIARTNEKHSDVAASYIESQLMKAREQQQQSQQPQHPQQQQLQMQQLLLQRQAQHQQQAQQQQQQQLQQQQQHKQQGPQQQLREDAPLLNGTANGISGNDPLMRQNPGTANALATKMYEEKLKLPVQRDSLDDAAMKQRFGNNVGPILDQNHASILKTAAAAGQPSGQVLHGTAGGLSPQVQARGQQFPGSTPDIKSEINPILNPRAAGPEGSLIGIPGSNQGGNNLMLKGWPLTDLDQLRSGLIQQPKSFMQGPQPFHQLQMLTPQHQQQLMLSQQNMTSPSASDIESRRLKMLLNNRSLSMGKDGHPTSVGDIVPNIGASLQALPRDPEMLMKLRMAQLQQQQQQQNSNQLQQQLQQHALSGQQSQSSNHNLQPEKIMGTASVTCDGSMSNSYRGNDQVSKNQGGRKRKQPVSSSGPANSSGTANTAGPSPSSAPSTPSTHTPGDVMSMSALPHSGSSSKPLMMFGADTAGSLTSPSNQLWDDKDLAQADMDRFVDDVEDNVESFLSHDDADPRDAAGRCMDVSKGFTFTEVSSVRASSSKVACCHFSSDGKLLASGGHDKKAVLWFTDPLKPKTTLEEHSSLITDIRFSPSMARLATSSFDKTVRVWDADNPSYSLRTFTGHSAGVTSLDFHPNKEDLICSCDGDGEIRYWSINNGSCPRVFKGGTAKVRFQPRVGRYLAAAAENVVSILDAETQACRHSFKGHTKPILSVCWDPSGELLASVSEDSVRVWTLRSGSEGDCLHDLSCNGNKFYSCVFHPTYSSLLVIGCYQTLELWNMAENKTMTLSAHEGLIASLAVSTVAGLVASASHDKTVKLWK from the exons ATGTCTCAAACCAACTGGGAAGCTGATAAAAT GCTGGATGTCTATATACATGATTATTTGGTGAAAAGAGATTTGAAGGCCTCTGCTCAGGCGTTTCAAGCAGAAGGAAAAGTATCGTCTGACCCTGTCG CTATTGATGCTCCTGGTGGTTTTCTCTTCGAATGGTGGTCTGTGTTCTGGGACATATTTATTGCCAGGACAAACGAGAAGCACTCTGATGTTGCTGCTTCTTACATTGAG TCTCAGTTGATGAAGGCAAGGGAACAACAGCAACAATCACAACAGCCACAACACCCACAACAGCAGCAGTTGCAGATGCAGCAGCTTTTATTGCAGCGGCAGGCTCAGCACCAGCAACAAGCTCAGCAGCAACAACAGCAACAGCTGCAGCAACAGCAGCAACATAAACAACAGGGACCTCAGCAGCAACTGCGTGAGGATGCTCCCCTCCTCAATGGAACTGCTAATGGTATTTCTGGAAATGATCCTCTTATGAGACAAAATCCTGGTACTGCAAATGCATTGGCAACCAAGATGTATGAGGAGAAATTAAAGCTCCCTGTTCAGAGAGATTCACTGGATGATGCGGCTATGAAG CAAAGATTTGGCAATAATGTAGGACCGATTTTGGATCAGAATCATGCTTCAATATTGAAAACAGCTGCAGCAGCTGGCCAACCTTCTGG GCAAGTGCTGCATGGCACAGCTGGTGGATTATCCCCCCAAGTTCAAGCACGAGGTCAGCAATTTCCAGGGTCTACACCA GATATCAAGAGTGAAATAAATCCCATCTTGAACCCCAGAGCTGCTGGCCCTGAAGGATCATTGATTGGAATCCCGG GGTCAAATCAAGGTGGAAACAATTTGATGCTGAAAGGATGGCCTCTTACA GATCTTGATCAGCTCCGTTCTGGACTCATCCAGCAACCAAAGTCATTTATGCAGGGTCCTCAACCTTTTCATCAATTGCAGATGCTGACACCCCAGCACCAACAGCAGCTCATGCTTTCACAGCAGAATATGACTTCCCCATCTGCCAGTGACATAGAGAGCAGAAGGCTGAAAATGCTTCTAAATAACCGAAGTTTGTCCATGGGGAAAGATGGTCATCCTACTTCGGTTGGTGATATAGTTCCTAACATTGGAGCCTCATTGCAAGCTTTGCCTCGTGATCCAGAGATGTTAATGAAG TTGAGGATGGCACAactgcagcagcagcagcaacaacaAAACAGTAATCAATTGCAGCAGCAGCTTCAACAGCATGCTCTCTCAGGTCAGCAGTCTCAGAGTTCAAATCACAATCTCCAGCCAGAGAAAATAATGGGTACCGCTAGTGTCACATGTGATGGCAGCATGTCAAATTCTTATCGTGGAAATGATCag GTATCAAAAAACCAGGGTGGAAGGAAGAGAAAGCAGCCTGTGTCATCTTCCGGCCCTGCCAACAGCTCAGGAACTGCTAACACAGCTGGTCCATCTCCAAGTTCAGCTCCCTCGACACCGTCAACTCATACACCTGGTGATGTGAtgtcaatgtctgctttgccACATAGTGGCAGTTCTTCAAAGCCCCTGATGATGTTTGGAGCAGACACTGCTGGTAGTCTTACATCACCATCAAATCAATTG TGGGATGATAAAGATCTTGCTCAAGCTGATATGGATCGTTTTGTGGATGATGTTGAAGACAATGTTGAGTCCTTTTTGTCTCATGATGATGCCGACCCTAGAGATGCAGCTGGCCGTTGTATGGATGTTAGCAAAG GGTTTACATTTACAGAAGTGAGTTCAGTTCGTGCTAGTTCTAGTAAAGTTGCATGTTGCCATTTCTCATCTGATGGGAAGTTACTTGCTAGTGGTGGTCATGACAAGAAG GCTGTGTTGTGGTTTACTGACCCATTGAAGCCAAAAACTACTCTCGAAGAACACTCATCACTTATTACTGATATTCGCTTTAGTCCTAGCATGGCACGCCTTGCCACATCTTCTTTTGACAAAACTGTGAGGGTCTGGGATGCAGATAAT CCTAGCTATTCACTTCGAACATTTACTGGACATTCGGCGGGTGTGACGTCATTAGACTTTCATCCAAACAAAGAAGATCTCAtctgttcttgtgatggagatgGTGAGATAAGATACTGGAGTATCAATAATGGTAGCTGTCCAAGAGTTTTCAAG GGTGGCACGGCCAAAGTGAGATTTCAACCCCGTGTTGGAAGATATCTTGCAGCTGCTGCTGAGAATGTTGTGTCAATACTGGATGCGGAGACTCAAGCGTGTCGACATTCATTCAAG GGTCACACAAAACCCATTCTTTCTGTATGTTGGGATCCATCTGGAGAACTCTTGGCGTCGGTGAGTGAGGATTCGGTGAGAGTTTGGACGTTGAGGTCTGGAAGCGAAGGGGATTGTTTGCACGATCTTAGTTGTAATGGAAACAAATTCTATTCATGTGTGTTCCATCCTACATATTCATCATTGCTTGTTATTGGTTGTTACCAG ACGCTCGAGCTTTGGAACATGGCAGAGAACAAAACTATGACCCTCTCAGCACACGAAGGATTGATTGCTTCACTGGCTGTGTCGACAGTAGCGGGGTTAGTTGCTTCTGCTAGTCACGACAAGACCGTTAAATTATGGAAATGA
- the LOC140980281 gene encoding transcriptional corepressor LEUNIG-like isoform X3: MSQTNWEADKMLDVYIHDYLVKRDLKASAQAFQAEGKVSSDPVAIDAPGGFLFEWWSVFWDIFIARTNEKHSDVAASYIESQLMKAREQQQQSQQPQHPQQQQLQMQQLLLQRQAQHQQQAQQQQQQQLQQQQQHKQQGPQQQLREDAPLLNGTANGISGNDPLMRQNPGTANALATKMYEEKLKLPVQRDSLDDAAMKQRFGNNVGPILDQNHASILKTAAAAGQPSGQVLHGTAGGLSPQVQARGQQFPGSTPDIKSEINPILNPRAAGPEGSLIGIPGSNQGGNNLMLKGWPLTGPQPFHQLQMLTPQHQQQLMLSQQNMTSPSASDIESRRLKMLLNNRSLSMGKDGHPTSVGDIVPNIGASLQALPRDPEMLMKLRMAQLQQQQQQQNSNQLQQQLQQHALSGQQSQSSNHNLQPEKIMGTASVTCDGSMSNSYRGNDQVSKNQGGRKRKQPVSSSGPANSSGTANTAGPSPSSAPSTPSTHTPGDVMSMSALPHSGSSSKPLMMFGADTAGSLTSPSNQLWDDKDLAQADMDRFVDDVEDNVESFLSHDDADPRDAAGRCMDVSKGFTFTEVSSVRASSSKVACCHFSSDGKLLASGGHDKKAVLWFTDPLKPKTTLEEHSSLITDIRFSPSMARLATSSFDKTVRVWDADNPSYSLRTFTGHSAGVTSLDFHPNKEDLICSCDGDGEIRYWSINNGSCPRVFKGGTAKVRFQPRVGRYLAAAAENVVSILDAETQACRHSFKGHTKPILSVCWDPSGELLASVSEDSVRVWTLRSGSEGDCLHDLSCNGNKFYSCVFHPTYSSLLVIGCYQTLELWNMAENKTMTLSAHEGLIASLAVSTVAGLVASASHDKTVKLWK, encoded by the exons ATGTCTCAAACCAACTGGGAAGCTGATAAAAT GCTGGATGTCTATATACATGATTATTTGGTGAAAAGAGATTTGAAGGCCTCTGCTCAGGCGTTTCAAGCAGAAGGAAAAGTATCGTCTGACCCTGTCG CTATTGATGCTCCTGGTGGTTTTCTCTTCGAATGGTGGTCTGTGTTCTGGGACATATTTATTGCCAGGACAAACGAGAAGCACTCTGATGTTGCTGCTTCTTACATTGAG TCTCAGTTGATGAAGGCAAGGGAACAACAGCAACAATCACAACAGCCACAACACCCACAACAGCAGCAGTTGCAGATGCAGCAGCTTTTATTGCAGCGGCAGGCTCAGCACCAGCAACAAGCTCAGCAGCAACAACAGCAACAGCTGCAGCAACAGCAGCAACATAAACAACAGGGACCTCAGCAGCAACTGCGTGAGGATGCTCCCCTCCTCAATGGAACTGCTAATGGTATTTCTGGAAATGATCCTCTTATGAGACAAAATCCTGGTACTGCAAATGCATTGGCAACCAAGATGTATGAGGAGAAATTAAAGCTCCCTGTTCAGAGAGATTCACTGGATGATGCGGCTATGAAG CAAAGATTTGGCAATAATGTAGGACCGATTTTGGATCAGAATCATGCTTCAATATTGAAAACAGCTGCAGCAGCTGGCCAACCTTCTGG GCAAGTGCTGCATGGCACAGCTGGTGGATTATCCCCCCAAGTTCAAGCACGAGGTCAGCAATTTCCAGGGTCTACACCA GATATCAAGAGTGAAATAAATCCCATCTTGAACCCCAGAGCTGCTGGCCCTGAAGGATCATTGATTGGAATCCCGG GGTCAAATCAAGGTGGAAACAATTTGATGCTGAAAGGATGGCCTCTTACA GGTCCTCAACCTTTTCATCAATTGCAGATGCTGACACCCCAGCACCAACAGCAGCTCATGCTTTCACAGCAGAATATGACTTCCCCATCTGCCAGTGACATAGAGAGCAGAAGGCTGAAAATGCTTCTAAATAACCGAAGTTTGTCCATGGGGAAAGATGGTCATCCTACTTCGGTTGGTGATATAGTTCCTAACATTGGAGCCTCATTGCAAGCTTTGCCTCGTGATCCAGAGATGTTAATGAAG TTGAGGATGGCACAactgcagcagcagcagcaacaacaAAACAGTAATCAATTGCAGCAGCAGCTTCAACAGCATGCTCTCTCAGGTCAGCAGTCTCAGAGTTCAAATCACAATCTCCAGCCAGAGAAAATAATGGGTACCGCTAGTGTCACATGTGATGGCAGCATGTCAAATTCTTATCGTGGAAATGATCag GTATCAAAAAACCAGGGTGGAAGGAAGAGAAAGCAGCCTGTGTCATCTTCCGGCCCTGCCAACAGCTCAGGAACTGCTAACACAGCTGGTCCATCTCCAAGTTCAGCTCCCTCGACACCGTCAACTCATACACCTGGTGATGTGAtgtcaatgtctgctttgccACATAGTGGCAGTTCTTCAAAGCCCCTGATGATGTTTGGAGCAGACACTGCTGGTAGTCTTACATCACCATCAAATCAATTG TGGGATGATAAAGATCTTGCTCAAGCTGATATGGATCGTTTTGTGGATGATGTTGAAGACAATGTTGAGTCCTTTTTGTCTCATGATGATGCCGACCCTAGAGATGCAGCTGGCCGTTGTATGGATGTTAGCAAAG GGTTTACATTTACAGAAGTGAGTTCAGTTCGTGCTAGTTCTAGTAAAGTTGCATGTTGCCATTTCTCATCTGATGGGAAGTTACTTGCTAGTGGTGGTCATGACAAGAAG GCTGTGTTGTGGTTTACTGACCCATTGAAGCCAAAAACTACTCTCGAAGAACACTCATCACTTATTACTGATATTCGCTTTAGTCCTAGCATGGCACGCCTTGCCACATCTTCTTTTGACAAAACTGTGAGGGTCTGGGATGCAGATAAT CCTAGCTATTCACTTCGAACATTTACTGGACATTCGGCGGGTGTGACGTCATTAGACTTTCATCCAAACAAAGAAGATCTCAtctgttcttgtgatggagatgGTGAGATAAGATACTGGAGTATCAATAATGGTAGCTGTCCAAGAGTTTTCAAG GGTGGCACGGCCAAAGTGAGATTTCAACCCCGTGTTGGAAGATATCTTGCAGCTGCTGCTGAGAATGTTGTGTCAATACTGGATGCGGAGACTCAAGCGTGTCGACATTCATTCAAG GGTCACACAAAACCCATTCTTTCTGTATGTTGGGATCCATCTGGAGAACTCTTGGCGTCGGTGAGTGAGGATTCGGTGAGAGTTTGGACGTTGAGGTCTGGAAGCGAAGGGGATTGTTTGCACGATCTTAGTTGTAATGGAAACAAATTCTATTCATGTGTGTTCCATCCTACATATTCATCATTGCTTGTTATTGGTTGTTACCAG ACGCTCGAGCTTTGGAACATGGCAGAGAACAAAACTATGACCCTCTCAGCACACGAAGGATTGATTGCTTCACTGGCTGTGTCGACAGTAGCGGGGTTAGTTGCTTCTGCTAGTCACGACAAGACCGTTAAATTATGGAAATGA
- the LOC140980983 gene encoding protein TIFY 8-like — protein sequence MAHAPSNSKNTEANGNISAGGDTEVKSATFHDFLGNKGKRQVSTTGGGTRPPPDLSVSATSEQASERHVNSHLEGIPFCGSRGELMGPETSYRFSGNKRSNSDSFMVSSRDKLPQGQPDSQDNPVLTKLMRYSGGEQSRQPHDEETFGVHQLRPIPSSFISQPSQGVRTDANNPKWDRAIPANLGSGLQYPPRSGQVAPFGYQTLSSKIRDTNMGTSVVSQTAADEGSRTGIKGSGILSSTNTVGGISGRQPSGVLIRRGEQKSGICVSEPESSISPSQRATESAGRQMTIFYGGQAHVFDNIHPNKADVIMTLAGSNGGSWSTAYTSNLAVRPSTGENQMPGGNENDVAISILRELQGKSSDKEDVYHGFSSGNYQAGIRTKEKTASFKETKIGAGEKP from the exons ATGGCTCATGCTCCGAGCAATAGTAAGAATACGGAAGCAAATGGTAATATTAGTGCTGGCGGTGATACTGAAGTGAAATCCGCCACTTTTCATGACTTTCTTGGTAACAAGGGCAAACGTCAAGTGTCTACGACCGGTGGGGGAACCCGGCCGCCTCCGGATTTATCGGTGTCGGCTACTTCCGAGCAGGCCTCTG AAAGACATGTAAATAGTCATTTGGAGGGTATACCTTTCTGTGGATCAAGAGGCGAACTTATGGGGCCTGAAACTAGCTACAGATTCAGTGGAAACAAGCGAAGTAACTCTGACTCCTTTATGGTGTCGTCAAGAGATAAATTGCCACAAGGACAACCAGATTCACAAGATAATCCAGTTTTGACAAAG CTCATGCGATATTCGGGGGGAGAACAGTCTAGACAACCACATGATGAGGAAACGTTTGGCGTGCATCAATTGAGGCCCATTCCATCCTCATTTATATCGCAGCCATCCCAAGGTGTGAGAACTGATGCTAACAATCCCAAGTGGGATAGAGCTATACCGGCGAATCTTGGATCGGGGTTGCAATATCCTCCACGTTCTGGTCAGGTTGCACCATTTGGATACCAGACACTCTCTAGTAAGATTAGAGACACAAATATGGGTACTTCTGTTGTATCGCAGACAGCTGCCGATGAAGGATCTAGAACTGGAATAAAAGGTTCAGGAATTTTGAGCTCAACTAATACAGTCGGAGGTATCTCAGGGAGACAGCCTTCGGGTGTGCTCATACGTAGGGGTGAACAAAAGTCTGGGATTTGTGTATCTGAACCAGAGTCTTCTATTTCTCCCAG CCAACGCGCGACCGAGTCTGCTGGTCGTCAGATGACTATATTTTATGGTGGTCAAGCGCACGTTTTTGACAATATTCATCCAAATAAG GCAGATGTTATAATGACTTTGGCTGGATCAAATGGAGGATCTTGGTCTACAGCATATACTTCTAATTTGGCAGTCAGACCCTCCACCGGAGAAAACCAAATGCCTGGTGGTAATGAGAACGATGTGGCAATTTCTATACTGAGGGAGTTGCAAGGGAAATCATCTGACAAAGAGGATGTCTACCATGGTTTTAGCTCTG GAAATTATCAAGCGGGCATCAGAACCAAGGAAAAAACTGCCTCATTCAAAGAAACTAAAATTGGTGCTGGAGAAAAACCCTGA